In one window of Macrobrachium rosenbergii isolate ZJJX-2024 chromosome 27, ASM4041242v1, whole genome shotgun sequence DNA:
- the LOC136853494 gene encoding vascular endothelial growth factor receptor kdr-like isoform X2 yields the protein MRELEIFILLLVGSSFTVRGQTGVKPPRTKQEKELFAHENATLVCEGDKKLVWTLKYHDREIKLQEKIQHDKVGETHVSKLQLDSTDSQGHYYCHYENTSLSDLGASAGTYVYLFSQYNEFAELEVSEKDAQIRGKEGDQVVLDCRPTHPNLTVVVEHDGKEIHQGPLEDPRVGFVLRNLTKEHRGDYLCKIHEEEGKKEFKVEVLGPPKRPWLNISMNTYPVVGYDMELHCRILDNYHTEPTFTWIQPVRDTRTSQTTKHHPLQSHMFYTNYLRVRNVTLKDSGTYNCVVNIQGMHSTNMSSYIIIKETEDPFVDVKPVTQNLTCSKGDNVTWELEVESFPPKPRFQLSGRFIHKQFENGTNKLTIKKVAPSDFGEHTVTITTANYSSGIKTTQAQLYLIVLSETELKITGIRDTTEENATITATCNATGYPLANITWQYQSCPGGECPNNFRKLTDDQVTYAVHKENRYASEYTFVAQGMARIKCLSGKKEKIANIAVSEFQKRYSFKHSDRGVMKDLKRNSSYTSIETDPFNLICAASRFYFQEVRLNYLPTDNEASSLGYEEIVDMSTDLDLIKTLAVANVSSSHKGKYVCVATARRGYENKTLTLNHEVEDLIPVFLMEYGNMLSEDYVVERRVRDAFTFNCSVSGTPAIDITWTKDDHPLPSNFGEFRENNQTITISDLNPTTHRGRYACEARNRGGSVRGFLTLIVHGEGSSKALKVSMGIITPFLICLVVVVIVLFKRVRRDFLTRKETKKNLAFLFERGRPTELNPDCTADEQAELLPYDHKWEVSRERIQLGQQLGAGAFGRVVKACVSHLEPGVPKTTVALKMSKTQADPSQIRALTQELKIMVHIGKHLNIVNLLGSYTANVSKGELWILVEYCRYGSLLPFLHRHRHNFQNLIDPVTDMVDLTWRDGEGNISPFSPVHVSSPASPKSPGSSFKSPSVPQSPTHSEKDGYESAQTASSAMYSGTRRPCETLLESPTSPTVPFSPSHNPKEESMDEERRPSSPKIFRFGDSLPTGMKMVQNPSYQTVPVATPGLDEGSGSHNTRKQSLKVLDSQGNYFMYDKSTIPGVTSSFTTVDLICWSWQVAEGMDYLTRRKVLHGDLAARNLLLAEANVVKISDFGLSRDIYMDDIYFKQTNDLLPVKWMSTEAIRDRMFSIQSDIWSFGVTLWELFSLGSTPYPGVKIDHTFLLSLQDGYRMAIPEYANGELYKIMCQCWESVPQERPSFRYLADRLSKMLMPETTQHYNNKNGEYLNMNEERFKHEKDYLEMLASPDIRNVTRDDVSQCEDAVDGTRKANSDLRLYIESTSSAQPQETNYLPMSSCAGSPQSPFDIFSPTKPSESGNVFTFGEEVQRKNSNPARQSCPQRGNPFHYDTQPSHQSLGDLRTEEGLTNQQGKADEPPESPNGSLRDETGDELSESSSLMGDNKTCMTRRPFSQESQYINIPLAPDDSSSPPPSPEITLKMPSAGEVAYANLQTVR from the exons ATGAGGGAACTGGAAATCTTCATTTTATTGCTTGTTGGGTCAAGTTTCACAG TCCGAGGTCAGACGGGCGTCAAGCCTCCGAGAACCAAACAGGAGAAAGAGCTTTTTGCACATGAAAATGCGACGTTGGTTTGTGAGGGAGACAAGAAACTCGTCTGGACGTTAAAGTATCACGACCGTGAAATT AAACTCCAAGAAAAGATCCAACATGATAAAGTTGGCGAAACCCACGTGTCCAAATTACAG CTAGACAGCACTGACAGCCAGGGTCATTACTACTGTCATTATGAGAACACTAGCCTTAGTGACCTAGGGGCATCGGCCGGTACTTATGTCTACCTTTTTT CTCAATACAATGAGTTTGCTGAACTGGAAGTCAGTGAGAAAGATGCCCAAATAAGAGGGAAAGAGGGCGATCAAGTTGTACTGGATTGCAGACCTACCCACCCCAATCTCACAGTTGTTGTTGAACATGATGGAAAG GAAATCCACCAAGGTCCTTTGGAGGACCCCAGGGTGGGCTTCGTTCTCCGAAACCTGACGAAGGAACACAGGGGGGACTATCTGTGCAAAATTCacgaagaagaagggaagaaggaattCAAAGTGGAAG ttctggGACCTCCGAAACGGCCGTGGCTGAACATCAGCATGAACACATATCCAGTGGTGGGTTACGACATGGAACTCCACTGCAGAATTTTAGATAACTACCACACGGAACCCACTTTCACCTGGATTCAGCCCGTGAGAGATACC AGGACTAGTCAGACAACAAAACACCACCCTCTTCAGTCACACATGTTTTACACGAATTACCTTCGCGTCAGAAACGTCACACTGAAGGACAGCGGGACATACAATTGCGTAGTTAACATTCAAGGAATGCATTCCACAAATATGTCGTCATACATAATAATTAAAG AGACTGAGGATCCCTTCGTAGATGTCAAACCAGTGACGCAAAACCTCACTTGTAGCAAAGGAGACAATGTCACTTGGGAGCTTGAGGTTGAAAGTTTTCCTCCAAAGCCCAGATTTCAGCTCAGCGGCAGA TTCATCCACAAGCAGTTTGAGAACGGCACAAACAAactcacaataaaaaaagtagcACCTTCTGACTTCGGCGAGCACACAGTGACCATCACGACTGCTAACTACTCTAGCGGCATCAAAACTACGCAAGCTCAGCTGTACCTGATAGTCCTAA GCGAAACGGAGCTCAAAATAACGGGAATACGAGACACCACGGAGGAAAACGCCACGATAACTGCCACTTGCAATGCTACTGGGTATCCTTTGGCGAACATCACTTGGCAATATCAATCCTGCCCAGGGGGTGAATGCCCCAACAACTTCAGGAAGCTAACG GATGACCAGGTTACTTATGCAGTACACAAGGAGAACCGCTATGCGTCCGAATACACGTTTGTGGCGCAGGGTATGGCCCGAATCAAATGCCTGTCCGGAAAGAAGGAGAAAATTGCAAATATTGCAGTTTCAG AGTTCCAGAAGCGTTATTCCTTCAAGCACAGCGACAGGGGAGTCATGAAGGACCTGAAAAGAAATTCAAGTTACACCTCCATCGAGACCGACCCTTTCAACCTGATTTGTGCAGCTTCCAGGTTCTACTTTCAAGAAGTCAGACTGAATTACTTACCCACAGACAACGAAGCTTCTTCATTAG GCTATGAGGAAATTGTTGACATGTCAACTGATCTTGACCTGATTAAAACCTTGGCCGTTGCAAATGTCAGCAGCAGTCATAAGGGGAAATACGTGTGCGTTGCCACTGCAAGAAGAGGTTATGAGAACAAAACCCTGACCTTGAATCACGAGGTCGAAG ATCTCATTCCTGTATTTCTCATGGAATACGGAAACATGTTGTCAGAAGACTATGTGGTGGAGCGGAGGGTCAGAGATGCTTTCACCTTCAACTGCTCCGTATCCGGCACACCTGCCATCGACATCACATGGACAAAA GATGATCATCCTCTTCCCAGCAACTTCGGAGAATTCAGGGAGAACAACCAGACCATAACGATCAGTGACCTGAATCCCACAACTCACAGAGGCCGTTACGCGTGTGAGGCTAGAAACAGGGGCGGATCTGTTAGAGGATTCCTCACTCTAATTGTGCATG GTGAAGGATCCAGCAAAGCCTTGAAAGTTAGCATGGGCATCATTACCCCATTCCTCATCTGCCTCGTGGTAGTAGTCATTGTATTGTTCAAGAGAGTCAGACGTGATTTCCTAACCAGGAAAGAGACGAAGAAGAATCTGGCTTTCCTCTTCGAGAGAGGACGGCCCACCGAACTCAACCCAGACTGCACAGCTGACGAACAAGCCGAGCTCCTCCCCTATGACCACAAATGGGAGGTTTCTAGGGAGAGAATACAATTAG GCCAGCAACTAGGCGCCGGCGCCTTCGGTCGTGTAGTCAAGGCCTGTGTTTCACACCTGGAGCCAGGGGTTCCCAAAACGACTGTGGCTCTCAAGATGAGCAAGACACAGGCCGATCCTTCTCAGATCAGGGCACTGACCCAAGAGCTCAAAATTATGGTTCACATTGGGAAGCACCTTAACATTGTCAATCTTTTGGGTTCCTACACCGCTAATGTTAGCAAAG GAGAGCTGTGGATCCTCGTCGAGTACTGTCGATACGGCAGCCTCCTCCCGTTCCTCCACCGCCATCGGCACAATTTCCAGAATCTCATCGACCCCGTCACCGACATGGTCGACTTGACCTGGAGAGACGGCGAGGGGAACATTTCGCCTTTCTCGCCGGTTCACGTGAGTTCACCCGCGTCACCCAAATCTCCTGGGTCTTCATTTAAATCTCCGAGTGTCCCCCAGTCCCCGACACACTCCGAAAAAGACGGTTACGAGTCTGCGCAGACGGCATCGTCTGCCATGTATTCTGGGACGAGAAGGCCATGTGAAACTTTGCTGGAATCCCCAACGTCACCTACGGTTCCCTTCTCTCCCTC CCATAACCCCAAAGAAGAGTCGATGGACGAAGAACGCCGACCGAGTTCTCCCAAGATTTTCCGATTTGGGGACTCCCTGCCCACGGGAATGAAGATGGTACAGAATCCTTCATACCAAACGGTGCCCGTGGCTACGCCAGGACTGGACGAAG GATCAGGAAGCCACAACACGAGGAAGCAGTCGTTAAAAGTGCTCGATTCCCAAGGGAATTATTTCATGTATGACAAGAGCACGATTCCGGGCGTGACGTCATCTTTCACGACTGTTGACCTGATTTGCTGGTCTTGGCAAGTGGCCGAGGGTATGGATTACCTTACCCGCAGGAAG GTTCTACATGGAGATTTGGCAGCCAGGAACCTGCTTCTGGCTGAGGCCAATGTTGTGAAAATAAGCGATTTTGGCCTCTCGAGAGATATCTATATGGACGATATATACTTTAAACAAACTAAT GATCTGTTGCCAGTGAAGTGGATGTCGACTGAGGCCATCCGCGACAGGATGTTCTCCATCCAGAGTGACATCTGGTCCTTCGGAGTGACCCTGTGGGAACTCTTCAGTTTGGGCTCCACGCCATACCCCGGGGTCAAGATTGATCACACGTTCTTGCTGAGTCTACAGGACGGGTACCGCATGGCAATACCCGAATATGCGAACGGTGAACT ataTAAAATCATGTGCCAGTGCTGGGAGAGTGTTCCTCAAGAACGGCCTTCTTTTCGGTATTTGGCTGACAGGCTCAGTAAGATGTTGATGCCTGAGACAACTCAG CACTACAACAACAAGAATGGAGAGTACCTGAACATGAACGAGGAACGTTTCAAACACGAGAAAGATTATCTGGAGATGTTGGCATCACCCGACATCAGGAACGTCACCAGAGATGATGTGTCGCAGTGTGAG GATGCTGTAGATGGGACTAGAAAAGCGAACTCTGATCTTCGTCTGTACATTGAAAGCACATCGTCCGCTCAACCTCAGGAGACGAATTACCTTCCCATGTCATCATGTGCGGGCTCCCCACAGTCTCCCTTCGACATCTTCAGTCCCACAAAACCTTCAGAGAGTGGAAATGT gtTCACTTTTGGTGAAGAGGTCCAAAGGAAAAACTCGAATCCTGCTCGGCAGTCCTGCCCTCAGAGAGGAAACCCTTTTCATTACGACACCCAGCCATCACACCAGAGTCTCGGAGATCTCCGCACTGAGGAAGGACTGACGAACCAACAAGGCAAGGCTGACGAACCACCGGAGAGCCCTAACGGTTCGCTACGAGACGAAACCGGTGATGAGTTGTCTGAGTCATCTTCACTAATGGGTGACAACAAAACTTGTATGACTCGAAGGCCTTTCAGTCAAGAGAGTCAGTACATAAACATACCACTTGCACCAGATGATAGCTCTTCACCTCCCCCTTCACCCGAGATAACTTTGAAAATGCCCTCAGCTGGTGAGGTGGCTTATGCCAATCTCCAAACGGTCAGATGA
- the LOC136853494 gene encoding vascular endothelial growth factor receptor kdr-like isoform X1, whose translation MRELEIFILLLVGSSFTAVRGQTGVKPPRTKQEKELFAHENATLVCEGDKKLVWTLKYHDREIKLQEKIQHDKVGETHVSKLQLDSTDSQGHYYCHYENTSLSDLGASAGTYVYLFSQYNEFAELEVSEKDAQIRGKEGDQVVLDCRPTHPNLTVVVEHDGKEIHQGPLEDPRVGFVLRNLTKEHRGDYLCKIHEEEGKKEFKVEVLGPPKRPWLNISMNTYPVVGYDMELHCRILDNYHTEPTFTWIQPVRDTRTSQTTKHHPLQSHMFYTNYLRVRNVTLKDSGTYNCVVNIQGMHSTNMSSYIIIKETEDPFVDVKPVTQNLTCSKGDNVTWELEVESFPPKPRFQLSGRFIHKQFENGTNKLTIKKVAPSDFGEHTVTITTANYSSGIKTTQAQLYLIVLSETELKITGIRDTTEENATITATCNATGYPLANITWQYQSCPGGECPNNFRKLTDDQVTYAVHKENRYASEYTFVAQGMARIKCLSGKKEKIANIAVSEFQKRYSFKHSDRGVMKDLKRNSSYTSIETDPFNLICAASRFYFQEVRLNYLPTDNEASSLGYEEIVDMSTDLDLIKTLAVANVSSSHKGKYVCVATARRGYENKTLTLNHEVEDLIPVFLMEYGNMLSEDYVVERRVRDAFTFNCSVSGTPAIDITWTKDDHPLPSNFGEFRENNQTITISDLNPTTHRGRYACEARNRGGSVRGFLTLIVHGEGSSKALKVSMGIITPFLICLVVVVIVLFKRVRRDFLTRKETKKNLAFLFERGRPTELNPDCTADEQAELLPYDHKWEVSRERIQLGQQLGAGAFGRVVKACVSHLEPGVPKTTVALKMSKTQADPSQIRALTQELKIMVHIGKHLNIVNLLGSYTANVSKGELWILVEYCRYGSLLPFLHRHRHNFQNLIDPVTDMVDLTWRDGEGNISPFSPVHVSSPASPKSPGSSFKSPSVPQSPTHSEKDGYESAQTASSAMYSGTRRPCETLLESPTSPTVPFSPSHNPKEESMDEERRPSSPKIFRFGDSLPTGMKMVQNPSYQTVPVATPGLDEGSGSHNTRKQSLKVLDSQGNYFMYDKSTIPGVTSSFTTVDLICWSWQVAEGMDYLTRRKVLHGDLAARNLLLAEANVVKISDFGLSRDIYMDDIYFKQTNDLLPVKWMSTEAIRDRMFSIQSDIWSFGVTLWELFSLGSTPYPGVKIDHTFLLSLQDGYRMAIPEYANGELYKIMCQCWESVPQERPSFRYLADRLSKMLMPETTQHYNNKNGEYLNMNEERFKHEKDYLEMLASPDIRNVTRDDVSQCEDAVDGTRKANSDLRLYIESTSSAQPQETNYLPMSSCAGSPQSPFDIFSPTKPSESGNVFTFGEEVQRKNSNPARQSCPQRGNPFHYDTQPSHQSLGDLRTEEGLTNQQGKADEPPESPNGSLRDETGDELSESSSLMGDNKTCMTRRPFSQESQYINIPLAPDDSSSPPPSPEITLKMPSAGEVAYANLQTVR comes from the exons ATGAGGGAACTGGAAATCTTCATTTTATTGCTTGTTGGGTCAAGTTTCACAG CAGTCCGAGGTCAGACGGGCGTCAAGCCTCCGAGAACCAAACAGGAGAAAGAGCTTTTTGCACATGAAAATGCGACGTTGGTTTGTGAGGGAGACAAGAAACTCGTCTGGACGTTAAAGTATCACGACCGTGAAATT AAACTCCAAGAAAAGATCCAACATGATAAAGTTGGCGAAACCCACGTGTCCAAATTACAG CTAGACAGCACTGACAGCCAGGGTCATTACTACTGTCATTATGAGAACACTAGCCTTAGTGACCTAGGGGCATCGGCCGGTACTTATGTCTACCTTTTTT CTCAATACAATGAGTTTGCTGAACTGGAAGTCAGTGAGAAAGATGCCCAAATAAGAGGGAAAGAGGGCGATCAAGTTGTACTGGATTGCAGACCTACCCACCCCAATCTCACAGTTGTTGTTGAACATGATGGAAAG GAAATCCACCAAGGTCCTTTGGAGGACCCCAGGGTGGGCTTCGTTCTCCGAAACCTGACGAAGGAACACAGGGGGGACTATCTGTGCAAAATTCacgaagaagaagggaagaaggaattCAAAGTGGAAG ttctggGACCTCCGAAACGGCCGTGGCTGAACATCAGCATGAACACATATCCAGTGGTGGGTTACGACATGGAACTCCACTGCAGAATTTTAGATAACTACCACACGGAACCCACTTTCACCTGGATTCAGCCCGTGAGAGATACC AGGACTAGTCAGACAACAAAACACCACCCTCTTCAGTCACACATGTTTTACACGAATTACCTTCGCGTCAGAAACGTCACACTGAAGGACAGCGGGACATACAATTGCGTAGTTAACATTCAAGGAATGCATTCCACAAATATGTCGTCATACATAATAATTAAAG AGACTGAGGATCCCTTCGTAGATGTCAAACCAGTGACGCAAAACCTCACTTGTAGCAAAGGAGACAATGTCACTTGGGAGCTTGAGGTTGAAAGTTTTCCTCCAAAGCCCAGATTTCAGCTCAGCGGCAGA TTCATCCACAAGCAGTTTGAGAACGGCACAAACAAactcacaataaaaaaagtagcACCTTCTGACTTCGGCGAGCACACAGTGACCATCACGACTGCTAACTACTCTAGCGGCATCAAAACTACGCAAGCTCAGCTGTACCTGATAGTCCTAA GCGAAACGGAGCTCAAAATAACGGGAATACGAGACACCACGGAGGAAAACGCCACGATAACTGCCACTTGCAATGCTACTGGGTATCCTTTGGCGAACATCACTTGGCAATATCAATCCTGCCCAGGGGGTGAATGCCCCAACAACTTCAGGAAGCTAACG GATGACCAGGTTACTTATGCAGTACACAAGGAGAACCGCTATGCGTCCGAATACACGTTTGTGGCGCAGGGTATGGCCCGAATCAAATGCCTGTCCGGAAAGAAGGAGAAAATTGCAAATATTGCAGTTTCAG AGTTCCAGAAGCGTTATTCCTTCAAGCACAGCGACAGGGGAGTCATGAAGGACCTGAAAAGAAATTCAAGTTACACCTCCATCGAGACCGACCCTTTCAACCTGATTTGTGCAGCTTCCAGGTTCTACTTTCAAGAAGTCAGACTGAATTACTTACCCACAGACAACGAAGCTTCTTCATTAG GCTATGAGGAAATTGTTGACATGTCAACTGATCTTGACCTGATTAAAACCTTGGCCGTTGCAAATGTCAGCAGCAGTCATAAGGGGAAATACGTGTGCGTTGCCACTGCAAGAAGAGGTTATGAGAACAAAACCCTGACCTTGAATCACGAGGTCGAAG ATCTCATTCCTGTATTTCTCATGGAATACGGAAACATGTTGTCAGAAGACTATGTGGTGGAGCGGAGGGTCAGAGATGCTTTCACCTTCAACTGCTCCGTATCCGGCACACCTGCCATCGACATCACATGGACAAAA GATGATCATCCTCTTCCCAGCAACTTCGGAGAATTCAGGGAGAACAACCAGACCATAACGATCAGTGACCTGAATCCCACAACTCACAGAGGCCGTTACGCGTGTGAGGCTAGAAACAGGGGCGGATCTGTTAGAGGATTCCTCACTCTAATTGTGCATG GTGAAGGATCCAGCAAAGCCTTGAAAGTTAGCATGGGCATCATTACCCCATTCCTCATCTGCCTCGTGGTAGTAGTCATTGTATTGTTCAAGAGAGTCAGACGTGATTTCCTAACCAGGAAAGAGACGAAGAAGAATCTGGCTTTCCTCTTCGAGAGAGGACGGCCCACCGAACTCAACCCAGACTGCACAGCTGACGAACAAGCCGAGCTCCTCCCCTATGACCACAAATGGGAGGTTTCTAGGGAGAGAATACAATTAG GCCAGCAACTAGGCGCCGGCGCCTTCGGTCGTGTAGTCAAGGCCTGTGTTTCACACCTGGAGCCAGGGGTTCCCAAAACGACTGTGGCTCTCAAGATGAGCAAGACACAGGCCGATCCTTCTCAGATCAGGGCACTGACCCAAGAGCTCAAAATTATGGTTCACATTGGGAAGCACCTTAACATTGTCAATCTTTTGGGTTCCTACACCGCTAATGTTAGCAAAG GAGAGCTGTGGATCCTCGTCGAGTACTGTCGATACGGCAGCCTCCTCCCGTTCCTCCACCGCCATCGGCACAATTTCCAGAATCTCATCGACCCCGTCACCGACATGGTCGACTTGACCTGGAGAGACGGCGAGGGGAACATTTCGCCTTTCTCGCCGGTTCACGTGAGTTCACCCGCGTCACCCAAATCTCCTGGGTCTTCATTTAAATCTCCGAGTGTCCCCCAGTCCCCGACACACTCCGAAAAAGACGGTTACGAGTCTGCGCAGACGGCATCGTCTGCCATGTATTCTGGGACGAGAAGGCCATGTGAAACTTTGCTGGAATCCCCAACGTCACCTACGGTTCCCTTCTCTCCCTC CCATAACCCCAAAGAAGAGTCGATGGACGAAGAACGCCGACCGAGTTCTCCCAAGATTTTCCGATTTGGGGACTCCCTGCCCACGGGAATGAAGATGGTACAGAATCCTTCATACCAAACGGTGCCCGTGGCTACGCCAGGACTGGACGAAG GATCAGGAAGCCACAACACGAGGAAGCAGTCGTTAAAAGTGCTCGATTCCCAAGGGAATTATTTCATGTATGACAAGAGCACGATTCCGGGCGTGACGTCATCTTTCACGACTGTTGACCTGATTTGCTGGTCTTGGCAAGTGGCCGAGGGTATGGATTACCTTACCCGCAGGAAG GTTCTACATGGAGATTTGGCAGCCAGGAACCTGCTTCTGGCTGAGGCCAATGTTGTGAAAATAAGCGATTTTGGCCTCTCGAGAGATATCTATATGGACGATATATACTTTAAACAAACTAAT GATCTGTTGCCAGTGAAGTGGATGTCGACTGAGGCCATCCGCGACAGGATGTTCTCCATCCAGAGTGACATCTGGTCCTTCGGAGTGACCCTGTGGGAACTCTTCAGTTTGGGCTCCACGCCATACCCCGGGGTCAAGATTGATCACACGTTCTTGCTGAGTCTACAGGACGGGTACCGCATGGCAATACCCGAATATGCGAACGGTGAACT ataTAAAATCATGTGCCAGTGCTGGGAGAGTGTTCCTCAAGAACGGCCTTCTTTTCGGTATTTGGCTGACAGGCTCAGTAAGATGTTGATGCCTGAGACAACTCAG CACTACAACAACAAGAATGGAGAGTACCTGAACATGAACGAGGAACGTTTCAAACACGAGAAAGATTATCTGGAGATGTTGGCATCACCCGACATCAGGAACGTCACCAGAGATGATGTGTCGCAGTGTGAG GATGCTGTAGATGGGACTAGAAAAGCGAACTCTGATCTTCGTCTGTACATTGAAAGCACATCGTCCGCTCAACCTCAGGAGACGAATTACCTTCCCATGTCATCATGTGCGGGCTCCCCACAGTCTCCCTTCGACATCTTCAGTCCCACAAAACCTTCAGAGAGTGGAAATGT gtTCACTTTTGGTGAAGAGGTCCAAAGGAAAAACTCGAATCCTGCTCGGCAGTCCTGCCCTCAGAGAGGAAACCCTTTTCATTACGACACCCAGCCATCACACCAGAGTCTCGGAGATCTCCGCACTGAGGAAGGACTGACGAACCAACAAGGCAAGGCTGACGAACCACCGGAGAGCCCTAACGGTTCGCTACGAGACGAAACCGGTGATGAGTTGTCTGAGTCATCTTCACTAATGGGTGACAACAAAACTTGTATGACTCGAAGGCCTTTCAGTCAAGAGAGTCAGTACATAAACATACCACTTGCACCAGATGATAGCTCTTCACCTCCCCCTTCACCCGAGATAACTTTGAAAATGCCCTCAGCTGGTGAGGTGGCTTATGCCAATCTCCAAACGGTCAGATGA